In Cheilinus undulatus linkage group 24, ASM1832078v1, whole genome shotgun sequence, a single window of DNA contains:
- the LOC121506204 gene encoding uncharacterized protein LOC121506204 has protein sequence MWRALKQLGLFYVFLLFFSVSPNDAEIVYKATGEDVVLSLPLVESPIQRVQWKHNGDIAAEMYGKEVQCLLQFKGRCEVNTDSGELTIKGLNLNDSGIYTPEINGKVFNKTQLSVISRVAKPSVKTFYNTEMTSCLLTCEGNTAEAEPITYTWFIDGKHGPSDKVLTITKDSKEYSFRCLMMNPVSNETSESITNPFTEQERDQPVSIPLLVVVIVLVVIVVAVFIYKCIRGRQQRAQYEKLQGDLQEKRQQERARKIQMFS, from the exons ATGTGGCGCGCGCTCAAACAGTTGGGATTGTTTTACgtcttcctgttgtttttttctgtgtcacCCAACGACG ctgaaatagtgTACAAAGCTACAGGTGAAGATGTTGTCCTCAGTTTACCCCTGGTGGAGTCTCCTATCCAGAGGGTACAGTGGAAACACAATGGTGATATTGCTGCAGAGATGTATGGAAAGGAAGTTCAGTGCCTTCTCCAGTTTAAAG GTCGTTGTGAGGTGAACACTGATTCTGGAGAACTGACCATCAAAGGACTTAACCTGAACGACAGCGGCATCTACACACCAGAGATTAACGGCAAAGTCTTCAACAAGACTCAGCTCTCTGTTATCT CTCGTGTAGCTAAACCCTCTGTAAAAACATTCTACAACACTGAGATGACCAGCTGTCTCCTGACCTGTGAAGGCAACACTGCAGAGGCTGAACCAATCACTTATACGTGGTTTATAGATGGCAAGCATGGACCTTCAGACAAGGTGTTGACTATAACAAAG GATTCAAAGGAGTACAGTTTCAGATGTTTGATGATGAACCCAGTCAGCAATGAAACCAGTGAAAGCATCACAAACCCCTTCACTGAAC AAGAACGGGACCAGCCGGTATCCATCCCTTTGTTAGTGGTAGTGATTGTTTTGGTAGTCATTGTGGTTGCTGTTTTCATCTACAAATGCATCAGGG GAAGACAGCAAAGAGCACAATAcg AAAAGCTGCAAGGAGACCTACAAG AGAAAAGGCAACAAGAACGAGCTCGTAAGAtacaaatgttttcttaa